In a genomic window of Tenuifilum sp. 4138str:
- a CDS encoding L-threonylcarbamoyladenylate synthase: MHPQNPNPRDIDRVVAVLQRGGVVIYPTDTVYGIGCDITNVKAVERVIKLKGLKPKDAHFSFICKDLSNIADFAKVSNPTFKLMKKNLPGPFTFILPGLHRVPDYFLSKRKTVGIRIPNHQIPLELVDRLGNPILTTSLKDSDEVVEYTSDPELIYENYKNLVDIVIDGGIGGNIPSTIVDCSGDEPVILREGLGELVF, encoded by the coding sequence ATGCACCCCCAGAACCCCAACCCACGGGATATTGACCGAGTGGTTGCGGTTCTGCAACGGGGTGGTGTTGTTATTTATCCCACAGATACGGTTTACGGTATAGGTTGCGATATTACAAATGTAAAGGCAGTTGAACGGGTTATTAAGCTTAAAGGGCTTAAGCCCAAGGATGCCCATTTTTCATTTATATGTAAGGATTTAAGCAATATTGCCGACTTTGCCAAGGTTAGCAACCCTACATTTAAATTGATGAAAAAGAATTTACCCGGTCCATTTACCTTTATCTTACCGGGTTTGCACAGGGTTCCCGATTACTTTTTGAGTAAACGGAAAACGGTTGGCATTAGAATACCCAATCACCAAATTCCCTTGGAGTTGGTTGATAGGTTAGGTAATCCTATCCTGACAACATCGCTAAAGGATAGCGATGAGGTTGTAGAGTACACCTCCGACCCTGAGCTCATTTATGAAAATTACAAGAACCTTGTAGACATTGTTATCGATGGAGGTATTGGAGGAAATATCCCTTCAACCATTGTTGATTGCTCAGGCGATGAGCCTGTAATTCTTCGCGAAGGGCTTGGCGAACTGGTTTTCTAG
- the mobA gene encoding molybdenum cofactor guanylyltransferase, which yields MQKVSLAILAGGKSSRLGGIDKALITVDGIPLISRIYNTFRAEVSEVIVISNSSRTYPVDAPIFPDKILNCGPLGGIHSALTNAASNLVLIVSVDMPFASKDIFQQLLNIYQQSNAEVVVPKHGDFLEPLFGLYSKTLVSRIKSILSDKQGHPITELLSQSNTQYLELPDDFQTRMWFYNINTPDDLKALEL from the coding sequence ATGCAAAAGGTATCCCTTGCAATTTTAGCTGGCGGCAAGTCGAGCCGATTAGGGGGGATTGATAAAGCTCTTATAACGGTCGACGGGATTCCCTTAATAAGCAGAATTTACAATACATTTAGAGCTGAGGTTTCGGAGGTAATTGTAATTTCAAACAGTAGCAGGACCTATCCCGTTGATGCACCCATTTTCCCTGATAAAATTCTAAATTGTGGGCCTCTTGGCGGTATCCATAGTGCTTTAACCAATGCTGCTAGCAACTTGGTTTTAATAGTCTCTGTTGATATGCCATTTGCCAGTAAGGATATATTTCAGCAGCTACTGAACATCTACCAGCAAAGTAATGCCGAGGTTGTAGTCCCCAAACATGGCGATTTTCTGGAACCCTTGTTTGGGTTGTATAGCAAAACACTTGTATCAAGAATTAAAAGTATACTTTCCGACAAACAAGGACATCCAATAACAGAACTTTTAAGCCAGTCAAACACACAATACCTGGAGTTACCTGACGATTTTCAGACACGGATGTGGTTTTATAATATTAATACCCCCGATGACCTAAAGGCCTTAGAGCTATAA
- a CDS encoding OmpA family protein: protein MGQYLFFNTYEPQKIDIKFVKHSVEASKGKTIFNVVKVINQSSQPQTFTFQLTVPSGWQVLGYEKQELTLPPLDSTLIPVRVAVGENVRGDIGYSIIAAISDSRGNLIKNEYSFVKVPREVDLKVKFLTRFEYLDQQTGYAPIKVKIENRGNREELVSINLETDNYLGIGTARLKNYIQDINIAPYTDSTVIFDVYLDKEIQTSRDLFKLNIQAKTIDSTFRATSWLKNLSYSYTNYIPESRRVLIAELFARGLFSNYAKPAYASIIQGNILFRKQREIYFFYNNDNTTPAENLYRYNRMWVGYRNGKYFIQAGDINKSIESSLYGRGGSAGISIKKFRFEAIATQRVINPQNNFGAELEFSPSQNYGFKLGGVYTESLNENFTSTIGLTGFRLAPIKRLRLGYDIAYNQVKFGRPNDTVYNKVALGHTAYVNFNTRKLNASVRFKSGQPFLNSSFNGRSELMSQFVYTLNDKNYIQYYAIDNRNSPGDYRTYNLVKQPFTNFHKQLVTWGYFPNNRIHFFTGPGFEVNSSDIFPVIRRGQDYFSTLVYNYNVGFRFKGEKPGSSLTAQVFTGFVNVIHKPIYFVDSTFSIPPTRAKFNYQYFSLNLRQPRWGFQAMYTNGPRSVYEQFSWYYASRPNRLLRVMPYFDSFIYKEMLRLQVNISYSNDLVSKSSYSNITSQIFWYLPKDWQLRFLNVYTIQSRVTPTEAVERFQNMYFEASVRKEFGIQQPYLKFHTLKLVFFKDFNGNRIMNENEPGIKNVLVNIQRVDSEAMEYADFTSGELLSNQYGEVVYENIPAGIYELSYNPVGNEAGTFSKADIDINFTLNKDMTLYIPFVEKNKVFGRVILNRSKLSGLGKVDVSNVRVTATDSRGNTYSTLTDKNGEFVIYAPVTDEYIVSINNIFYQDFDLRQNNFRVQFNGYKQFEVNFVFDEKIRRINFSPSAQDLTAEGVTQIRRTNLRGTVKDALSLKPLRARVNLVNTKNNSIVASVYSNPQTGDYAISFAADDIYALEVVADDYWYYAENLNLNQVTTFMNVTRDVLLKPIAIGSKLELNIRFDINKADLGPETVAELNRLISILRQNPGIKVEVQGHSDDLEAINNQKIAEDRAKRVAEYLIENGFSNLQVRGFGNTVPIAPNDTEENRALNRRVEIEVIGK, encoded by the coding sequence ATGGGCCAATATTTGTTTTTTAACACTTACGAACCACAAAAAATTGATATTAAATTTGTAAAGCATAGCGTTGAAGCAAGCAAAGGAAAAACAATTTTCAACGTTGTTAAAGTAATAAATCAATCCTCACAACCACAAACCTTTACTTTTCAACTTACTGTACCTTCGGGTTGGCAAGTATTAGGTTATGAGAAGCAAGAGTTAACACTCCCCCCGCTCGACTCAACACTAATACCCGTTAGGGTAGCAGTGGGTGAAAATGTTCGAGGTGATATTGGGTACTCAATAATTGCAGCAATATCGGACTCTCGAGGTAATCTTATTAAGAATGAGTACAGTTTTGTAAAGGTACCCCGCGAGGTTGACCTTAAGGTGAAATTTCTTACCCGATTTGAGTATTTGGACCAACAAACGGGATATGCTCCCATTAAAGTAAAAATTGAAAATAGGGGTAATAGGGAGGAACTTGTAAGTATTAATCTGGAAACCGACAACTACTTAGGCATTGGAACTGCCCGATTAAAAAATTATATCCAGGATATTAATATAGCTCCTTACACCGATTCAACTGTTATTTTTGACGTTTACTTGGACAAAGAAATTCAAACTAGCCGCGATTTATTTAAGTTGAATATACAAGCTAAAACTATCGATAGCACATTCCGCGCAACCAGCTGGCTAAAAAATTTATCATATTCTTATACAAATTACATACCCGAATCCCGTAGGGTTTTAATAGCAGAGCTTTTTGCCCGAGGGCTATTCTCAAACTATGCAAAACCAGCATATGCATCTATAATACAAGGTAATATTTTATTTCGTAAACAAAGGGAGATTTACTTTTTTTATAACAACGATAATACAACACCAGCTGAAAATCTTTATCGCTATAACAGAATGTGGGTGGGTTATAGAAACGGTAAATATTTTATTCAGGCAGGTGATATTAATAAGAGCATTGAAAGTAGTCTTTACGGACGAGGCGGAAGTGCTGGAATTAGTATAAAAAAATTCAGGTTTGAAGCCATTGCAACTCAAAGGGTTATAAATCCACAAAATAATTTTGGAGCAGAACTTGAATTTTCTCCCTCTCAAAACTATGGTTTTAAACTAGGGGGTGTTTATACAGAATCGCTTAACGAGAATTTCACCTCTACTATTGGTTTAACTGGTTTTAGGCTTGCACCAATAAAAAGACTAAGATTAGGTTACGATATTGCTTACAATCAAGTAAAATTTGGAAGGCCAAATGATACTGTTTATAATAAAGTTGCTTTAGGCCATACAGCTTATGTAAATTTCAATACCAGAAAACTTAATGCATCAGTTCGTTTTAAATCTGGTCAACCTTTTCTAAACTCAAGTTTTAATGGTCGGTCCGAATTGATGTCGCAATTTGTTTATACCCTTAATGATAAAAATTATATACAGTACTACGCAATTGACAACCGGAATAGCCCAGGCGATTACCGTACCTACAACTTAGTAAAACAGCCATTTACTAATTTCCATAAGCAGTTGGTTACTTGGGGGTACTTCCCGAATAACAGGATACATTTTTTTACGGGGCCAGGATTTGAAGTTAATTCATCAGATATCTTCCCTGTTATTAGAAGGGGTCAAGATTATTTTTCAACATTGGTATATAATTACAATGTTGGTTTCCGTTTTAAAGGCGAAAAACCCGGTAGTTCTTTAACTGCACAAGTATTTACTGGATTTGTAAATGTAATCCATAAACCAATCTATTTTGTTGATTCAACGTTCTCCATCCCCCCTACACGTGCAAAATTTAATTATCAGTACTTCTCTCTCAATTTGCGACAACCACGCTGGGGCTTTCAAGCCATGTATACCAATGGCCCACGTTCGGTATACGAGCAGTTTAGCTGGTATTATGCTTCCAGGCCAAACCGTCTTTTAAGGGTTATGCCCTACTTTGATTCCTTTATCTATAAAGAAATGCTGCGCCTGCAGGTAAATATCTCGTACTCTAACGATTTAGTTTCTAAATCAAGCTATTCTAACATAACCTCTCAAATTTTTTGGTATCTACCCAAAGATTGGCAACTACGATTTTTAAATGTTTACACCATACAATCCAGGGTAACACCAACCGAGGCGGTTGAGCGTTTTCAGAATATGTACTTTGAGGCAAGCGTTCGTAAGGAGTTTGGCATTCAACAACCCTACCTGAAATTCCACACCTTGAAACTAGTATTTTTCAAGGATTTCAACGGTAACAGGATAATGAATGAGAATGAACCGGGAATTAAAAATGTTCTTGTAAATATTCAAAGGGTTGATAGCGAGGCCATGGAATATGCTGACTTTACTTCCGGCGAGTTACTTTCAAACCAATATGGCGAAGTGGTTTATGAAAATATTCCTGCAGGAATTTATGAACTATCATATAACCCTGTTGGTAATGAAGCTGGAACATTCTCTAAAGCTGATATAGACATCAATTTTACCCTTAATAAGGATATGACCCTGTATATCCCTTTTGTTGAAAAAAACAAAGTTTTTGGTCGAGTAATTCTAAATCGTAGTAAATTATCAGGATTAGGGAAAGTTGATGTTTCAAATGTAAGGGTAACCGCTACCGATAGCCGAGGAAATACATACTCCACACTTACCGATAAGAATGGAGAGTTTGTTATTTATGCCCCCGTAACCGATGAGTATATTGTTAGTATAAACAACATTTTTTACCAGGACTTTGACCTACGCCAGAACAACTTCCGGGTTCAGTTCAATGGCTACAAGCAGTTTGAGGTAAACTTTGTGTTTGATGAAAAGATACGCCGTATCAACTTTAGCCCATCGGCTCAGGACCTAACTGCCGAGGGAGTTACACAAATCCGACGAACAAACCTAAGGGGTACAGTTAAGGATGCGCTATCGCTCAAGCCGCTAAGGGCACGCGTTAACCTGGTTAATACCAAGAACAATAGCATTGTGGCATCGGTTTACTCCAACCCACAAACAGGCGATTATGCCATATCGTTTGCCGCCGATGATATTTATGCCCTTGAGGTTGTTGCCGACGATTACTGGTACTATGCCGAAAATCTTAACCTGAACCAGGTTACCACGTTTATGAATGTTACCCGCGATGTACTGCTTAAACCAATAGCAATAGGCTCAAAGCTTGAACTCAACATCCGATTCGATATCAACAAAGCTGACCTTGGCCCCGAAACAGTTGCTGAGCTTAACCGCTTGATCAGTATTCTGCGCCAAAATCCTGGCATTAAGGTTGAGGTTCAGGGACACTCCGATGACCTTGAAGCAATTAACAATCAGAAGATTGCAGAGGATCGCGCTAAACGGGTTGCAGAATACCTGATTGAAAATGGCTTTAGCAATCTGCAGGTTCGTGGCTTTGGTAATACAGTTCCAATAGCACCCAACGATACCGAAGAAAACCGTGCACTTAACCGTAGGGTTGAAATTGAGGTTATTGGGAAGTAG
- a CDS encoding response regulator, with protein sequence MGSFEQFNWKGKQILIVEDDKPSSILLTALLSRTGAKLYFATNGQQAVDIVKTNYSIDLILMDIKLEGMNGIQASTIIHEHNPSIPIIAQTACVMAGDRENCMAAGCVAYVSKPIDAYELLQVIDKYINAIKIENTVKTLS encoded by the coding sequence ATGGGCTCGTTTGAACAATTCAACTGGAAAGGGAAACAAATTTTAATAGTAGAAGACGACAAACCTAGTTCCATTCTACTTACTGCCCTTTTAAGCCGAACAGGTGCTAAGCTTTACTTTGCCACTAATGGGCAACAGGCTGTTGATATTGTCAAAACCAATTACTCAATTGATCTAATCCTAATGGATATAAAGCTTGAAGGCATGAATGGCATTCAGGCATCAACAATCATACACGAACACAATCCTAGTATTCCAATTATTGCACAAACCGCCTGCGTAATGGCCGGCGATAGGGAGAATTGCATGGCGGCTGGCTGTGTGGCATATGTTTCAAAACCAATTGATGCCTACGAGCTGCTTCAAGTAATTGATAAGTATATCAATGCTATTAAAATAGAAAACACGGTAAAAACCCTCTCCTAA
- a CDS encoding LytR/AlgR family response regulator transcription factor encodes MPSAITTIIVDDEPNSRDMIDFLLKSSDDVKVLDKCENITQAFKSIKQHNPDIIFLDIEMPGGSGFDLLQMLRNTPYNPTVVFITAYNQFAIKAIKHAAFDYLLKPIDIDDINDTLARYREKKRNGIKTDKSKAELLLEHLEEFPKLKFNMRNGVLFVDPDDIIWCEASGSYTVLHLHSRKDEVVSVSLKDVEQQLLQYPFFRVSRSAIINLKYLTKIDRRNKACIVQKNDLVFKITGSPQQLKALENR; translated from the coding sequence ATGCCAAGTGCCATTACAACAATAATTGTTGATGACGAGCCCAACTCGAGGGATATGATTGATTTCCTACTTAAAAGTAGCGATGATGTAAAGGTTTTGGACAAATGCGAAAACATTACACAAGCCTTTAAATCAATTAAACAGCATAACCCCGATATTATTTTTCTGGATATAGAAATGCCCGGGGGTTCAGGGTTTGATCTCCTTCAAATGCTACGCAATACCCCTTACAACCCTACAGTTGTATTTATAACTGCCTACAATCAGTTTGCCATTAAAGCCATTAAACATGCTGCTTTTGATTATCTGCTTAAACCCATCGATATTGACGATATAAATGATACCCTTGCCCGTTACCGTGAAAAAAAACGTAATGGCATCAAAACCGATAAGTCAAAAGCAGAGCTTCTGCTTGAGCACCTTGAGGAGTTTCCTAAACTTAAGTTTAACATGCGCAACGGGGTTCTTTTTGTTGATCCCGATGACATTATCTGGTGCGAGGCAAGCGGTAGCTATACTGTTCTTCACTTACATTCCCGAAAGGATGAGGTTGTCTCGGTTTCTCTTAAAGATGTGGAGCAGCAGTTACTTCAGTATCCCTTTTTCCGTGTAAGTCGCTCAGCAATAATAAATCTGAAGTATCTAACTAAAATTGACCGTAGGAACAAGGCATGTATTGTTCAAAAAAACGACCTGGTTTTCAAAATCACTGGCTCCCCTCAACAGCTCAAGGCACTGGAAAATCGATAA
- the gap gene encoding type I glyceraldehyde-3-phosphate dehydrogenase codes for MTKIKVAINGFGRIGRNVFKIALERPELEVVGINDLTDTKTLAHLLKYDSTQGRYEGKVEFDAENLIVNGKKYRVTAERSPLNIKWSETPDVVIESTGIFTKRESEKGGYGDHIKNGAKKVILCVPAKDEIDRMIVLGVNDEALQPTDQCVSNASCTTNCLAPVVKVLNDAFGVERGFMNTIHSYTNDQRILDAPHSDLRRARSAAVSQIPTTTGAAKAVGKVIPELKGKLDGLAVRVPTPKGSLVDFVAVLKKEVTKEEVNAAMKKAAEGPMKGILEYTEDPIVSVDIIHNSHSSIFDAQSTMVIGNMVKVLSWYDNEWGYSNRVVDLIHKLFK; via the coding sequence ATGACAAAAATTAAAGTTGCAATCAATGGATTTGGACGAATTGGCCGCAACGTTTTTAAGATTGCGCTTGAGCGTCCCGAACTTGAAGTTGTAGGTATCAACGATTTAACCGATACTAAAACTCTTGCCCACCTGTTAAAGTACGATTCTACCCAGGGTCGTTATGAGGGTAAGGTAGAGTTTGATGCCGAAAACCTAATTGTAAACGGTAAAAAGTACAGGGTAACAGCTGAGCGTTCGCCCCTTAACATCAAGTGGAGCGAAACTCCCGATGTAGTTATTGAATCGACTGGTATTTTTACCAAGCGCGAAAGCGAGAAGGGCGGCTATGGCGACCATATCAAGAATGGTGCTAAAAAGGTAATTCTTTGCGTACCTGCAAAGGATGAAATTGATAGGATGATTGTTCTTGGCGTAAATGATGAGGCATTACAGCCAACTGACCAATGCGTATCCAATGCCAGCTGTACAACCAACTGCTTGGCTCCGGTTGTAAAGGTATTGAACGATGCTTTTGGTGTTGAGCGTGGTTTCATGAACACCATCCACTCATATACCAACGATCAACGTATTCTTGATGCCCCTCACAGCGATTTGCGTCGTGCTCGTTCAGCAGCCGTTTCACAGATTCCTACCACTACTGGTGCTGCAAAGGCTGTAGGAAAGGTTATTCCAGAGTTGAAGGGTAAACTCGATGGTCTTGCTGTTCGCGTTCCAACCCCAAAGGGTTCACTTGTTGATTTTGTAGCTGTGCTGAAAAAAGAGGTGACCAAGGAAGAGGTTAATGCTGCTATGAAAAAGGCTGCCGAAGGTCCTATGAAAGGTATTCTTGAGTACACTGAGGATCCTATTGTATCGGTTGATATTATCCACAACTCCCACTCATCAATTTTCGATGCTCAGAGCACAATGGTTATTGGCAACATGGTTAAAGTTCTTTCATGGTACGATAACGAATGGGGATACTCAAACCGTGTGGTAGACCTAATTCATAAGCTATTTAAATAA
- the uvrB gene encoding excinuclease ABC subunit UvrB, whose product MEFKLISDFKPAGDQPEAINQLTEGLIRGDRHQTLLGVTGSGKTFTIANVIANLNRPVLVLSHNKTLAAQLYGEFKAFFPENAVEYFVSYYDYYQPEAYLPVTDTYIEKDLSINDEIEKLRLSATSSLLSGRRDVVVVSSVSCLYGIGNPQDFYNSKINLRVGQKITRNHLLRQLVDSLYSRNEVEFKRGTFRVKGDSVDVYLAYGDRGIRIIFWGDEIETIEEFDPVSGRFIETLDDTVIYPANIFIAGKERINEAIRQIQDDLVKQVEFFQSQGRLLEAKRIKERVEYDLEMIRELGYCPGIENYSRYFDGRPPGMRPFCLLDYFPDDFITVIDESHVTIPQIRAMYGGDNSRKQTLVEYGFRLPAAIDNRPLRFEEFEQLVGQTIFVSATPADYELTKCQGIVVDQVVRPTGLLDPPIIVRPCQTQVDDLIGEINQCVTRDERVLVTTLTKRMAEELTKYLTRLDIRCRYIHSDVDTLERVQIMEDLRKGLFDVLVGVNLLREGLDLPEVSLVAILDADKEGFLRSARSLTQTAGRAARNINGRVIMYADKITDSMRITIEETNRRREKQLRYNEKHGITPTQIVKAHKPIMGSMQSAAKVYVEPEKVDYAADPVVKYMTRDELIQAIEHTRQAMEAEAKQLNFIEAARYRDEMYALQKMLESKR is encoded by the coding sequence ATGGAATTCAAGCTAATATCGGATTTTAAGCCAGCAGGCGATCAGCCTGAAGCAATAAACCAGCTAACCGAAGGATTGATACGTGGCGATAGGCACCAGACCCTGCTCGGGGTAACCGGCTCGGGTAAAACATTTACCATTGCTAACGTTATTGCCAACCTTAATAGACCCGTTTTGGTGCTTAGCCACAATAAAACTCTGGCCGCTCAACTTTACGGAGAGTTTAAAGCTTTTTTCCCCGAAAATGCCGTTGAGTACTTTGTTTCATACTATGACTACTACCAACCGGAAGCCTACCTACCCGTAACCGATACTTACATTGAGAAAGATCTTTCCATTAACGACGAAATTGAAAAGTTAAGGCTTAGCGCCACTTCCTCATTGCTATCAGGAAGGCGCGACGTTGTTGTTGTTTCCTCTGTATCGTGCCTTTACGGTATTGGAAACCCACAGGATTTCTACAACAGCAAGATAAACCTTAGGGTTGGACAAAAAATTACTCGCAACCATTTACTACGCCAGCTAGTTGATAGTCTGTACTCAAGGAACGAGGTGGAGTTTAAGCGTGGTACCTTTAGGGTTAAAGGCGATAGCGTTGATGTTTACCTTGCATACGGCGATAGGGGCATTCGTATCATTTTTTGGGGCGATGAAATTGAAACCATTGAGGAGTTCGACCCTGTTTCTGGGCGTTTCATTGAAACTTTAGACGATACTGTTATTTACCCGGCAAATATTTTTATTGCTGGGAAGGAGCGTATCAACGAGGCTATCAGACAAATTCAGGATGATTTAGTTAAACAGGTTGAATTCTTCCAGAGCCAAGGGCGTTTACTGGAAGCCAAACGCATTAAAGAGCGAGTGGAGTACGACCTGGAAATGATTCGCGAACTTGGATACTGCCCGGGTATTGAGAACTACTCGCGTTACTTTGATGGTCGCCCGCCAGGCATGCGCCCTTTCTGCCTGCTCGACTACTTCCCCGACGATTTTATAACTGTTATTGACGAAAGCCATGTTACCATACCCCAGATCAGGGCCATGTATGGTGGCGACAACTCCCGCAAGCAAACGCTGGTAGAGTACGGTTTTAGGCTGCCCGCAGCAATCGATAACCGCCCCCTTAGGTTCGAGGAGTTTGAACAGCTGGTTGGGCAAACCATTTTTGTTAGTGCAACTCCTGCCGATTATGAGCTTACAAAATGCCAGGGCATTGTGGTTGATCAGGTGGTTAGACCCACCGGCCTACTCGATCCCCCAATTATTGTTCGGCCATGCCAAACCCAGGTTGATGATTTAATTGGGGAAATAAACCAATGCGTTACCCGCGATGAGCGAGTACTGGTGACCACCCTCACCAAACGCATGGCCGAGGAACTAACTAAATATTTAACCCGCCTCGATATCCGGTGCAGGTATATTCACTCCGATGTCGATACCCTTGAGCGCGTGCAAATCATGGAGGATTTGCGGAAAGGGCTCTTCGATGTTCTGGTTGGTGTTAACCTGCTGCGTGAGGGGCTCGATCTGCCTGAGGTATCGCTGGTTGCCATACTCGATGCCGATAAGGAGGGATTTTTGCGCTCCGCGCGTTCACTTACCCAAACCGCTGGTAGAGCAGCGCGAAACATTAATGGTAGGGTAATTATGTATGCCGATAAGATTACCGACTCCATGCGCATTACCATTGAGGAAACCAATCGTCGTCGTGAAAAACAGCTACGTTACAACGAGAAACATGGCATCACACCTACCCAGATAGTCAAAGCCCATAAGCCAATAATGGGCAGCATGCAATCGGCTGCTAAGGTATATGTGGAACCCGAAAAGGTTGACTATGCTGCCGATCCTGTTGTTAAGTACATGACCCGCGATGAACTCATCCAAGCCATCGAGCATACCCGTCAGGCCATGGAAGCTGAAGCCAAACAGCTTAACTTTATAGAAGCCGCCCGCTACCGCGACGAAATGTACGCCTTACAGAAAATGCTTGAAAGCAAAAGGTAG
- the fsa gene encoding fructose-6-phosphate aldolase — protein sequence MKFFIDTANLDQIREANDLGVLDGVTTNPSLMAKENIRGAENIKKHYVDICNIVKGDVSAEVIATDYEGMIREGKELAALHPQIVVKVPCTKDGIKAIKYFTDNGIRTNCTLVFSVGQALLAAKAGATYVSPFIGRLDDVSTDGVELIRKIVDVYNYYEFSTQVLAASIRHTMHIIQCLEAGADVATCPLSAILGLLNHPLTDIGLQKFLDDYKKVNG from the coding sequence ATGAAGTTTTTTATTGACACAGCAAACCTTGATCAAATTCGCGAGGCAAATGATCTTGGCGTTCTTGATGGCGTTACTACCAACCCATCGTTGATGGCAAAGGAGAATATTCGTGGTGCTGAGAACATCAAAAAGCATTACGTAGACATTTGCAACATTGTAAAGGGCGATGTAAGCGCTGAGGTAATTGCAACCGATTATGAGGGGATGATACGTGAGGGTAAGGAGTTGGCTGCCTTGCATCCTCAAATAGTGGTAAAGGTTCCGTGTACCAAGGATGGCATCAAGGCCATCAAGTATTTCACCGATAATGGAATACGTACTAACTGTACTCTTGTGTTTTCAGTTGGACAGGCCTTACTTGCAGCCAAAGCAGGAGCAACATATGTTTCACCATTTATTGGTAGACTCGATGATGTATCGACCGATGGGGTTGAGCTAATCCGAAAAATTGTTGATGTTTACAATTACTACGAATTTAGCACCCAGGTTTTAGCTGCTTCAATCCGTCATACCATGCATATTATCCAGTGCCTTGAGGCTGGCGCCGATGTTGCTACTTGTCCGCTTAGCGCAATTCTTGGTTTACTTAACCACCCATTAACCGATATTGGTTTACAAAAGTTTTTAGATGACTATAAAAAGGTGAATGGCTAA